The following proteins are encoded in a genomic region of Glycine soja cultivar W05 chromosome 17, ASM419377v2, whole genome shotgun sequence:
- the LOC114394189 gene encoding uncharacterized protein LOC114394189 — MASSSEELFGLNYLLLKPQEASAVDLGRLLFSSNLKNRRFIECPEEIEAREFRQRWLLFISIVAQKVLVASRNSLKNVGDTLELWLNRLSSNGGLIRLLFNILTGKMITPERSSATFLSVVGYSDTRVDLDKSIKEKDTKYKGFLSMMASKLAYENEEFVSNAVRNHWDMDFLGSHSFWNDYQELWSTRAIIVQDTKSEPNLIVVAFRGTEPFDADQWRTDVDISWYELPNVGRIHGGFMKALGLQKNTGWPKEIIDQSSTSGEPHHLYAYYTIREKLRVMLEAKEDAKFILTGHSLGGALAILFAAVLTLHEEEWLLNKLEGVYTFGQPRVGDSRFGEFIKDKLRKYDVRYMRYVYCNDVVPRVPYDDKTLFFKHFGACLYFNSLYHGQVLEEEPNKNYFSLFWVIPKILNAVWELIRGFLIPFIEGRGYIQNWFMTMFRLVGLIIPGLPAHLPTDYVNVTRLGSLNDSQELQNSQDSKAD; from the exons ATGGCTTCCTCCTCCGAAGAACTATTTGGTTTGAATTACCTGCTGCTGAAGCCACAAGAGGCGAGTGCTGTTGATCTTGGACGCCTCTTGTTCTCTTCCAACTTGAAAAACAGAAGATTCATCGAATGCCCAGAAGAGATTGAGGCCAGAGAATTTCGACAAAGATGGCTCCTCTTCATTTCCATTGTCGCGCAGAAGGTCCTCGTTGCATCAAGAAACTCATTGAAGAACGTTGGGGACACGTTGGAGTTGTGGCTCAATCGTTTATCAAGCAATGGAGGCTTAATAAGACTCTTGTTCAACATTCTAACAG GAAAGATGATAACACCGGAAAGATCATCGGCGACATTCTTATCCGTGGTGGGCTACAGTGACACACGAGTTGACTTAGACAAAAGCATTAAGGAGAAGGATACTAAATACAAAGGGTTCCTCTCAATGATGGCTTCAAAATTAGCGTATGAGAATGAAGAATTCGTTAGTAACGCAGTGCGAAATCATTGGGAT ATGGATTTCTTGGGGTCACACAGCTTCTGGAACG ATTACCAAGAGCTCTGGTCCACACGAGCAATCATAGTGCAAGACACCAAGTCCGAACCCAACTTGATTGTGGTTGCATTCAGAGGCACAGAGCCATTTGATGCGGACCAATGGAGAACAGACGTGGACATCTCCTGGTATGAGTTGCCCAACGTGGGTAGGATTCATGGTGGGTTCATGAAAGCCTTAGGTCTTCAAAAGAACACTGGATGGCCCAAAGAGATAATTGATCAAAGCAGCACAAGTGGTGAGCCTCATCATCTTTATGCATACTATACAATCAGAGAGAAACTGAGAGTCATGTTGGAGGCAAAAGAAGATGCAAAATTCATATTGACAGGGCACAGCTTAGGAGGAGCCTTGGCAATTTTGTTTGCTGCAGTGCTCACACTGCATGAGGAGGAATGGTTGTTGAACAAGTTAGAAGGGGTTTATACATTTGGGCAGCCACGAGTTGGGGACTCTCGGTTTGGGGAGTTCATAAAGGACAAGTTGAGAAAGTATGATGTGAGGTATATGAGGTATGTTTACTGCAATGATGTGGTGCCTAGGGTCCCTTATGATGACAAAACTCTCTTCTTTAAGCACTTTGGTGCTTGCCTCTACTTCAACAGCTTGTACCATGGGCAG GTTCTAGAAGAAGAGCCAAACAAGAATTATTTCTCTTTGTTCTGGGTCATACCCAAGATCCTAAACGCAGTTTGGGAGCTTATTAGAGGATTTCTTATCCCATTCATAGAAGGTAGAGGCTATATACAGAATTGGTTCATGACGATGTTCAGACTTGTTGGATTGATAATTCCAGGACTACCAGCTCACCTTCCTACAGATTACGTCAATGTTACTAGATTAGGATCCTTAAACGATTCTCAGGAGCTTCAAAACTCACAAGATTCCAAGGCTGACTGA